A window of the Mesotoga prima MesG1.Ag.4.2 genome harbors these coding sequences:
- the araA gene encoding L-arabinose isomerase, translating into MISTDSLEVWFLTGSQELYGKEVLRKVEENSKKLVNALNEKITAPAKIMWKPVLKDAIQIKATIDEANSNNKCIGLIAWMHTFSPAKMWIAGLKSVDKPFLHLHTQFEQKIPWDTIDMDYMNTNQSAHGGREFGFISTRLELKRKVIAGHWTDKAVIAKLEDWLRAALGWNEAHRLKVARLGDNMRDVAVTEGNKVDAQIDFGYEIHGFAVGDYIEGYFKKVKKSEAEELVKEYLKEYPVVKSTVSEEEFQASVREAARIEISLRRFLEDGGFKAFTTTFEDLHGMKQLPGIAVQRLMRDGYGFGGEGDWKSAALVRIMKVMAEGIDKGTSFIEDYVYHFEPGNVKELGAHMLEVCESIADGTPSLEVHPLSIGGKEPPTRLVFNAKAGPAVQACIVEFGDRFRMIVNELDVVKQEVAMPKLPVARALWIPKPDLSTAATAWILAGGAHHSSMSYTVTTEQLEDLCEMFGIEIVVIDENTDIREFKKELRYNEIYYKLKKL; encoded by the coding sequence ATCATCAGCACAGATAGCCTTGAAGTTTGGTTTTTGACGGGAAGCCAAGAGCTATATGGTAAAGAAGTTTTAAGAAAGGTCGAAGAGAACTCTAAAAAGCTAGTGAACGCTCTCAATGAGAAGATAACTGCCCCAGCAAAAATCATGTGGAAACCCGTGCTAAAAGATGCAATTCAGATAAAAGCAACAATTGATGAAGCGAACTCCAACAACAAATGCATCGGTTTGATCGCATGGATGCATACGTTTTCACCGGCGAAGATGTGGATCGCCGGTCTGAAATCCGTTGACAAACCCTTTCTTCATCTCCATACCCAGTTCGAACAGAAGATACCGTGGGATACCATCGATATGGATTACATGAATACGAACCAATCTGCTCACGGGGGAAGGGAGTTCGGATTCATCTCCACAAGGCTAGAACTGAAGCGCAAGGTAATTGCCGGACACTGGACGGACAAGGCTGTCATTGCAAAGCTTGAAGACTGGCTTAGGGCGGCTCTAGGCTGGAATGAAGCACATAGACTCAAGGTCGCAAGATTGGGAGACAATATGCGGGACGTTGCCGTTACCGAAGGAAACAAGGTAGACGCCCAGATCGACTTCGGTTACGAAATCCATGGCTTTGCGGTCGGAGATTACATAGAAGGATACTTCAAGAAAGTGAAAAAAAGCGAAGCAGAGGAACTAGTTAAGGAATACTTGAAAGAGTATCCCGTTGTGAAATCGACGGTCTCTGAAGAAGAATTTCAGGCTTCAGTTCGCGAAGCCGCAAGGATAGAAATCTCTTTGAGAAGGTTTCTGGAAGATGGTGGCTTCAAGGCGTTCACAACTACATTTGAAGATCTTCACGGAATGAAACAGCTTCCGGGGATAGCAGTCCAAAGACTTATGAGGGACGGTTACGGCTTCGGAGGAGAGGGAGACTGGAAATCGGCTGCCCTTGTAAGAATCATGAAGGTAATGGCCGAAGGCATCGATAAAGGAACATCATTTATCGAAGACTACGTATATCACTTTGAACCGGGAAACGTGAAGGAGTTAGGGGCACACATGCTCGAGGTATGTGAATCGATAGCCGACGGTACTCCTTCTTTAGAAGTCCATCCTCTATCGATAGGAGGTAAGGAACCTCCGACAAGGCTAGTGTTCAATGCGAAAGCGGGACCCGCTGTTCAGGCCTGTATCGTCGAATTCGGAGATAGATTCAGAATGATCGTAAATGAGCTGGATGTTGTTAAGCAGGAGGTAGCGATGCCCAAACTGCCTGTAGCAAGGGCCCTATGGATTCCGAAACCTGATTTATCAACTGCCGCAACAGCCTGGATTCTGGCCGGTGGGGCACATCATTCAAGCATGAGTTACACGGTCACCACAGAACAGCTTGAAGATCTTTGTGAGATGTTCGGGATTGAAATCGTCGTGATAGATGAAAATACAGACATTAGGGAGTTCAAAAAGGAACTTAGATACAATGAAATATACTACAAACTGAAGAAGCTTTGA
- a CDS encoding L-ribulose-5-phosphate 4-epimerase, translating into MLNKLKEEVYKANIAICESGLVKLTWGNASAISREEGLVVIKPSGVDYSVLSPDDMVVVDLEERVVEGRLKPSSDTPTHIFLYRSFREIGGIVHTHSTWATAWAQACRSIPCFGTTHADHFYKEVPCTRFLKAEEVENDYELNTGKIIGETFSTRDYQRTPGVLVAGHAPFTWGKDVKDAVKNSIILEEIAKMACLTLLIKGETQVLPEYIMNKHYFRKHGKDAYYGQK; encoded by the coding sequence ATGCTGAATAAGCTTAAGGAGGAAGTCTACAAGGCTAATATCGCTATCTGTGAGTCTGGACTGGTAAAGCTTACCTGGGGAAATGCCAGCGCAATATCTAGAGAAGAAGGTCTAGTTGTTATTAAACCCAGTGGGGTAGACTATTCCGTACTTTCGCCGGACGACATGGTGGTTGTCGATCTCGAAGAAAGAGTAGTGGAAGGTCGCCTTAAACCTTCTTCAGATACACCGACTCACATCTTTCTCTACAGATCCTTCCGTGAAATAGGCGGAATAGTTCACACTCATTCAACCTGGGCAACAGCTTGGGCGCAGGCTTGTAGGAGTATTCCATGCTTTGGTACGACCCATGCAGACCACTTCTACAAAGAAGTGCCCTGCACGAGATTTCTGAAAGCTGAAGAAGTCGAAAACGATTACGAACTAAATACGGGTAAGATAATAGGAGAGACCTTTTCCACTAGAGATTACCAAAGAACTCCCGGAGTGCTGGTAGCCGGTCACGCACCTTTTACCTGGGGAAAAGATGTGAAGGATGCCGTTAAGAACAGCATAATTCTAGAGGAAATTGCAAAGATGGCATGCCTGACGCTTTTGATCAAAGGGGAAACGCAAGTGCTTCCTGAGTATATAATGAACAAACACTATTTCCGGAAGCACGGCAAAGATGCTTATTACGGGCAGAAATAG